In Candidatus Coatesbacteria bacterium, a single window of DNA contains:
- a CDS encoding ATP-binding cassette domain-containing protein — protein sequence MRESTTAAVEVAGLSKSFGAVVAVAGVDFAVRPGEVFGLLGPNGAGKTTTIKLLTGLARPDGGRIRYYGEDYTARLKAAQHLFGVVADGNNFYNELSGRENLEFCAALYGVERGEARRRATELLERFGLEGAAERPFGGYSRGMGRRLCIAAALIHRPRLLFLDEPTTGIDVPNARDIRRLLAGLGEEGTTIFLTTHYLEEAERLCDRAAFIDRGRIVRLASVAELLTDAEGRQSLELELDTEPAALLPILRHAFPLLEWRILPGRRLRVSSLDGIELAPLTALLTTHGVRVFEARRLRPSLEEVFIAVTGNKGGEAVREKGGGRG from the coding sequence TTGCGCGAGTCGACAACAGCGGCGGTCGAGGTCGCGGGCCTGAGCAAGAGCTTCGGCGCGGTCGTCGCCGTGGCGGGGGTGGATTTCGCCGTTCGCCCCGGCGAGGTGTTCGGCCTCCTCGGTCCCAACGGCGCCGGCAAGACGACGACGATCAAGCTGTTGACGGGCCTGGCGCGGCCCGACGGGGGCCGGATCCGTTACTACGGCGAGGATTACACCGCCCGGCTCAAGGCGGCCCAGCATCTTTTCGGCGTCGTCGCCGACGGCAACAACTTCTACAACGAACTCAGCGGGCGGGAGAATCTGGAGTTCTGCGCCGCGCTCTACGGCGTGGAGCGCGGGGAGGCCCGGCGGCGGGCCACGGAGTTGCTGGAGCGATTCGGTCTGGAGGGGGCCGCCGAGCGGCCCTTCGGCGGCTACTCTCGGGGGATGGGACGCCGGTTGTGCATCGCCGCGGCCCTGATCCACCGGCCGCGGCTGTTGTTTCTGGACGAGCCGACCACGGGGATCGACGTGCCCAACGCCCGGGACATCCGCCGGTTGTTGGCCGGCCTGGGCGAGGAGGGCACGACGATCTTCCTGACGACCCATTACCTCGAGGAGGCCGAGCGGCTCTGCGACCGGGCGGCTTTCATCGACCGCGGTCGGATCGTCCGGCTGGCTTCGGTGGCCGAGCTGCTGACCGACGCCGAGGGGCGTCAGAGCCTGGAGTTGGAGCTGGACACCGAGCCGGCGGCGCTGTTGCCGATCCTGCGCCACGCCTTCCCCCTGCTGGAGTGGCGGATCCTGCCGGGGCGACGGCTGCGGGTCAGCAGCCTCGACGGGATCGAGCTGGCGCCGTTGACCGCCCTGCTGACGACCCACGGTGTGCGGGTCTTCGAGGCCCGGCGGCTGCGCCCCAGCCTGGAGGAGGTCTTCATCGCCGTCACCGGGAATAAAGGCGGGGAGGCGGTCCGCGAGAAGGGGGGCGGTCGTGGGTAA
- the priA gene encoding primosomal protein N', producing MSDEVPVLPERPPYLEVALPLDLGDPLTYRLPRGMDARLGARVHVPLGGRGEVGFVVGVTAEPPPGLEPAKVKAVRGVIDRRPLIDAERLELGRWLAEYYQAPLGAALDAMLPVSSRTRRMYGWGPAGRPLELVGPALELWDRLGDGPLNRRALLDGLPKEAAAELNRLVETGHLRSWDEPLAPKLKTRERLAVRLTDGLPDLDELADKAPAQARLLAALEAHGAPGEYVWAADACRWADTGHSTLHALERRGWVESARLERLGVDEGDDAGHDLNNEQARAVGRVCSALGSWSAFLLRGVTGSGKTEVYLRCVAAALERGRGAIVLVPEIALTAQLARQFGARFGDAVALLHSRQGPARRRGEWLRLYEGRARVALGPRSAVFAPIKDLGLVVIDEEHEDAYKQAEVPRYHAREVAARRCRLNDCPLLLGSATPSIWSAHLAREGRLETLELTERVDGAAPPAVQLVDLRGREAETLVPPELSTALGEAVKRGRQGIVLLNRRGYAAGLQCERCGFIPVCGQCNVPLVLHRTGNELRCHHCDAVEPLPPRCPSCGGTGTLAPLGVGTERIEQELNRLLPLVRVVRLDSDTARGSGGHEGVLARFAAGQADVLLGTQMVAKGFHFPRVTVVGVLRADAGLALPDYRAAERTFNLLTQVIGRAGRGLWPGRAIIAAHQAEHYAVDCAARGRYAEYLEAELDFRRRALLPPYVRLASLVVSAEAAPQAHGAAVDLADELGGLLAEHYDRRRYRLLGPAPAPLERVRGRWRFQLLLKASSGEILKRVLKTARDSARGWSKPHLAVDVDPVSLM from the coding sequence ATGAGCGACGAGGTGCCAGTGTTGCCGGAGCGTCCGCCCTACCTCGAGGTGGCCCTGCCCCTGGATCTGGGCGATCCGTTGACCTACCGCCTGCCCCGGGGGATGGACGCCCGGCTCGGGGCCCGGGTTCACGTGCCCCTGGGCGGTCGGGGGGAGGTGGGCTTCGTCGTCGGCGTGACCGCGGAGCCGCCGCCGGGTCTCGAGCCGGCCAAGGTCAAGGCCGTCCGCGGGGTGATCGACCGCCGGCCGTTGATCGACGCCGAGCGGCTGGAGCTGGGCCGCTGGCTGGCCGAGTACTATCAGGCGCCCCTCGGGGCGGCCCTGGACGCCATGCTGCCCGTTTCCTCGCGCACCCGGCGGATGTACGGCTGGGGTCCGGCGGGTCGGCCGCTGGAGCTCGTCGGGCCGGCCCTGGAGCTGTGGGATCGCCTCGGCGACGGCCCGCTCAACCGGCGGGCCCTGCTCGATGGACTGCCCAAGGAGGCCGCCGCCGAGCTGAACCGTCTCGTCGAGACGGGGCACCTGCGGAGCTGGGACGAACCGCTGGCGCCGAAACTCAAGACCAGAGAGCGCCTGGCGGTGCGCCTGACCGACGGGCTGCCCGACCTCGATGAGCTGGCGGACAAGGCCCCGGCCCAGGCCCGGCTGCTGGCGGCCCTCGAGGCCCACGGGGCGCCGGGGGAATACGTTTGGGCCGCCGACGCCTGCCGCTGGGCCGACACCGGCCATTCGACCCTCCACGCCCTGGAGCGCCGGGGCTGGGTCGAGTCGGCCCGGTTGGAGCGCCTGGGCGTCGACGAGGGCGACGACGCCGGCCACGATTTGAATAACGAGCAGGCCCGCGCCGTGGGGCGGGTCTGCTCCGCGCTGGGTTCCTGGTCGGCCTTCCTGCTGCGCGGAGTCACCGGGTCGGGCAAGACCGAGGTCTACCTGCGGTGTGTCGCCGCGGCCCTGGAGCGCGGACGGGGCGCCATCGTCCTGGTGCCCGAGATCGCCCTGACCGCCCAGTTGGCCCGGCAGTTCGGCGCCCGTTTCGGCGACGCCGTGGCCCTGCTGCACTCCCGCCAGGGTCCGGCGCGGCGCCGGGGCGAGTGGTTGCGGCTCTACGAGGGCCGGGCCCGGGTGGCCCTGGGGCCGCGCTCAGCCGTTTTCGCGCCAATCAAAGACCTGGGCCTCGTCGTCATCGACGAGGAGCACGAGGACGCCTACAAGCAGGCCGAGGTCCCCCGCTACCACGCCCGCGAGGTCGCCGCCCGGCGCTGCCGCCTCAACGATTGCCCCCTGCTGTTGGGGTCGGCCACGCCCAGTATCTGGAGCGCCCACCTGGCCCGGGAGGGTCGGTTGGAGACCCTGGAGCTGACCGAGCGCGTCGACGGCGCCGCCCCCCCCGCCGTCCAGCTCGTCGATCTGCGCGGTCGCGAGGCCGAAACCCTCGTCCCGCCCGAGCTCTCCACAGCCCTCGGCGAGGCCGTCAAGCGGGGTCGCCAGGGGATCGTGCTGCTGAACCGCCGGGGTTACGCCGCCGGGTTGCAGTGCGAACGCTGCGGCTTCATCCCCGTCTGCGGCCAGTGCAACGTGCCCCTGGTACTGCATCGCACCGGCAACGAGCTGCGCTGCCACCACTGCGACGCCGTCGAGCCGCTCCCGCCCCGCTGTCCGAGCTGCGGCGGCACTGGAACCCTGGCGCCCCTCGGCGTCGGCACCGAGCGCATCGAGCAGGAGCTCAACCGCCTGCTGCCCCTGGTGCGGGTGGTACGCCTGGATTCGGACACCGCCCGGGGCTCCGGGGGACACGAGGGCGTGCTGGCCCGCTTCGCCGCCGGGCAGGCCGACGTTCTGCTGGGCACCCAGATGGTCGCCAAGGGCTTCCACTTTCCCCGGGTCACCGTCGTCGGGGTGTTGCGCGCCGACGCCGGTCTGGCCCTGCCCGATTACCGCGCCGCCGAGCGGACCTTCAACCTGCTGACCCAGGTCATCGGCCGGGCCGGACGGGGCTTGTGGCCGGGTCGGGCGATCATCGCCGCCCATCAGGCCGAGCACTACGCCGTCGACTGCGCCGCCCGGGGGCGTTACGCCGAGTACCTGGAGGCCGAGCTGGATTTCCGGCGCCGGGCCCTGCTGCCGCCCTACGTCCGGCTGGCCTCCCTAGTGGTCAGCGCCGAGGCGGCGCCGCAGGCTCACGGCGCCGCCGTCGATCTGGCCGACGAGCTGGGCGGCCTGCTGGCCGAGCACTATGATCGGCGGCGCTATCGGCTCCTCGGCCCGGCTCCGGCGCCGTTGGAACGAGTGCGCGGCCGCTGGCGCTTCCAGTTGCTGCTCAAGGCTTCCAGCGGGGAGATCCTCAAGCGGGTCTTGAAGACGGCCCGGGACAGCGCCCGGGGTTGGTCCAAGCCGCACCTGGCCGTGGATGTCGATCCGGTGAGTCTGATGTAG
- a CDS encoding cupin domain-containing protein — protein sequence MLIIKPAERPLKDNPHGVDVRGLFRGERAQVSLVSLQPGERLRLHRTPVDALFYLLEGRGVVTVGVEEAEVDAEALVDSPAGLPHTWRNTGDGPLRILVLKTPPQSEPTELLE from the coding sequence GTGCTGATCATCAAGCCCGCCGAGCGTCCCCTAAAAGACAACCCCCACGGTGTCGACGTCCGCGGCCTCTTTCGCGGCGAGCGCGCCCAGGTCTCCCTGGTCAGCCTGCAACCCGGGGAGCGGCTGCGCCTGCACCGCACCCCCGTCGACGCCCTGTTCTACCTGCTGGAGGGACGCGGCGTCGTCACCGTCGGCGTCGAGGAGGCCGAGGTCGACGCCGAGGCCCTCGTCGACAGCCCGGCCGGACTGCCCCACACCTGGCGCAACACCGGCGACGGCCCGCTGCGGATCCTGGTCCTCAAGACGCCGCCCCAGAGTGAGCCGACCGAACTGCTGGAATGA
- a CDS encoding NYN domain-containing protein: MVKSQDNKTALFVDGVNMFYAQKKLGWHLDYKRILHYFVPNPENLYNAFYYTGVQQPTESKEENFLNALTMMGYTVRRKKVKVIFDLDTGEEVRKANLDTEMVVDMFNTVDNYDRAIVFSGDSDFERALELLRTKGKEVIVVSTRGMVAIELINAADRYYDLQYLREEFEKLPGT, translated from the coding sequence ATGGTCAAATCCCAGGACAATAAAACCGCTCTGTTCGTCGACGGCGTCAACATGTTCTACGCTCAGAAGAAGCTGGGCTGGCACCTCGACTACAAGCGTATCCTGCATTACTTCGTCCCCAATCCGGAGAACCTCTACAACGCCTTCTACTACACCGGCGTCCAGCAGCCCACCGAGTCCAAGGAGGAGAACTTCCTCAATGCCCTGACGATGATGGGCTATACGGTGCGGCGCAAGAAGGTCAAGGTCATCTTCGACCTCGACACCGGCGAGGAGGTTCGCAAGGCCAATCTCGACACCGAGATGGTCGTCGACATGTTCAACACCGTCGACAACTACGACCGGGCGATCGTCTTCTCCGGCGACTCCGACTTCGAGCGCGCCCTGGAGCTGCTGCGCACCAAGGGCAAGGAGGTCATCGTCGTCTCGACCCGGGGGATGGTGGCCATCGAGCTGATCAACGCCGCCGATCGCTACTACGACCTGCAGTACCTGCGCGAGGAGTTCGAGAAGCTGCCCGGGACGTAG
- a CDS encoding aminomethyl-transferring glycine dehydrogenase subunit GcvPB, translated as MADKRPQQPIEPAIYAHSTPGRRGYRPPAVDVPAKPIDELIPAGLRRNKPPALPEVDEPTLVRHYVKLSQLNHNVDVGFYPLGSCTMKYNPKIADAVAELPGPNALHPLLPEALWQPALEILAELERMLSAVTGMDRYTLQPAAGAQGEFTAIKMIRAYHTAQGDPRKVLLVADSAHGTNPASGTMCSYDVVEVASDERGNVDPAALKELLCEDVAALMLTNPSTLGLFEEHILEVAELVHSVGGQLYYDGANLNALMGRIRPGDMGFDAVHLNLHKTFGTPHGGGGPGSGPVGVKEHLAPYLPVPTIERHGEGWTLDWDRPDSIGKLNAFYGHFLVNLRAWAYLRFHGLEGLRNVSAHAVLNANYLLALIKDLLPPAHDRTCMHEFVVSARELKEQTGLSALDLSKRIIDYGFHPPTNYFPLIVPEAWMIEPTETETRETLEAFAAALRQIIEEEAPADPELLHGAPWTAPVRRVDEVQAVRELDVCWPEESD; from the coding sequence ATGGCCGACAAGCGCCCGCAACAGCCGATCGAGCCCGCGATCTACGCCCACTCGACCCCCGGTCGTCGCGGCTATCGACCCCCCGCGGTCGACGTGCCCGCCAAACCAATCGACGAACTGATCCCCGCCGGCCTGCGGCGGAACAAGCCCCCGGCGCTGCCCGAGGTCGACGAGCCGACCCTGGTCCGGCACTACGTCAAGCTGTCCCAGCTCAACCATAACGTCGACGTCGGCTTCTACCCCCTGGGGTCCTGTACGATGAAGTACAATCCCAAGATCGCCGACGCCGTGGCCGAGCTGCCCGGACCCAACGCCCTGCACCCCCTGTTGCCCGAAGCGCTCTGGCAACCGGCCCTGGAGATCCTGGCCGAGCTGGAGCGGATGCTGAGCGCGGTCACGGGGATGGACCGCTACACCCTGCAGCCCGCCGCCGGCGCCCAGGGCGAGTTCACCGCCATCAAGATGATCCGGGCCTACCATACCGCCCAGGGCGACCCGCGCAAGGTGCTGCTGGTGGCCGATTCGGCCCACGGTACCAACCCGGCCTCGGGGACGATGTGCTCCTACGACGTCGTCGAGGTGGCCTCCGACGAGCGCGGCAACGTCGACCCGGCGGCGCTGAAGGAACTGCTCTGCGAGGACGTGGCCGCCCTGATGCTGACCAATCCCAGCACACTGGGCCTGTTCGAGGAGCACATCCTCGAGGTGGCCGAGCTGGTGCATTCCGTCGGCGGCCAGTTGTACTACGACGGCGCCAACCTCAACGCCCTGATGGGCCGTATCCGTCCGGGCGACATGGGCTTCGACGCCGTGCACCTCAACCTGCACAAGACCTTCGGCACGCCCCACGGCGGCGGCGGCCCGGGCTCCGGACCCGTGGGGGTCAAGGAGCACCTGGCGCCCTACCTGCCCGTGCCGACTATCGAGCGGCACGGCGAGGGCTGGACCCTGGACTGGGACCGTCCCGACTCCATCGGCAAGCTCAACGCCTTCTACGGCCACTTCCTGGTCAACCTGCGCGCCTGGGCCTATCTACGTTTCCACGGTCTGGAGGGCCTCAGGAACGTCAGCGCCCACGCCGTCCTCAACGCCAACTACCTGCTGGCCCTGATCAAGGACCTGCTGCCGCCGGCCCATGACCGGACCTGCATGCACGAGTTCGTCGTCAGCGCCAGGGAGCTCAAGGAGCAGACCGGGCTCAGCGCCCTCGACCTCTCCAAGCGGATCATCGACTACGGCTTCCATCCGCCGACGAACTATTTCCCCCTGATCGTGCCCGAGGCCTGGATGATCGAGCCGACGGAGACGGAGACCCGGGAGACCCTCGAGGCCTTCGCCGCCGCGCTGCGCCAGATCATCGAGGAGGAGGCGCCCGCTGATCCGGAGCTGCTCCACGGGGCGCCCTGGACGGCGCCGGTGCGCCGCGTCGACGAGGTTCAGGCCGTTCGCGAGCTGGATGTCTGCTGGCCCGAGGAGAGTGACTGA
- a CDS encoding T9SS type A sorting domain-containing protein, which produces MKRLLLVLLLIVLPTAVVADSWTVIVWCNNQNNLYSYGHDDLNEMETCDYSQYADGVDVIWLLGTTGGYGSHEAQLYHVDYDPQYYDGDEGMSHVVSTEIDGHGIWDDTLDMDTDIDAFENLVQWCVDNYPADHYAISAWDHGSGIWRDDTLDWIDRGACGDLKIWEFESALKNVGTYIDILGYDVCLLGQIETGYQMEDDVVGIQIASPDSEPGEGWDYQAFEIFQEDSDVTPEELAARIVDDYLDFYGSGVTQGAADVKNWDSVMSADWDNLCQLLYDYCYEYESDITAARNSASYWNTSEDRDLYDFISVLAADGDLPAELRDAAAAVESNLESYVLAGGMHNPIDGSGGLTIWFPTNGSGDSSWTSYQNNIDFSETLWDEFLEMYADPFPVEPVMLAVDGVSFDDSAGNGDGKIDPGETIVATVTLINNGTDTATGVSAELAIDDTYFTVTDGSADFGTIASGGTAAEDYTFEVAEECPPPYNTSADLTASADGGYSNDLTFGIVVGAGFVDDMESGDGLWTHQGANDEWHLSDEDAVSGTYSWKCGDTGSGDYADDQESTLTTVPIFIDADHYELTFQTRYYVESGYDYVYLEIDDGGGWETLDTYNGNELSWQELEYNLSDYEGSVVKLRFRFYSDYNVNYEGFYFDDFFIDAVQQGFDDVVFRADAEDEGVLLSWSVGDPAELSGVNILRSDGGDYLRLNDNAIGDRRFLDRGVETDASYSYKLELIDTAGRSELHGPISVSFCAADRVTSLGQNYPNPTAGATTIPFELAESGVVTVRIYDLAGRLVTTLVDEELAAGRHEVTWNTASHSSGIYLIRLEAAGDTATRRLAVTR; this is translated from the coding sequence ATGAAACGCCTGCTGCTCGTCCTGCTGCTCATCGTCCTGCCGACGGCCGTGGTCGCCGATTCGTGGACGGTGATCGTCTGGTGCAACAACCAGAACAACCTCTATTCCTACGGCCATGACGACCTCAACGAGATGGAGACCTGCGACTACAGCCAGTACGCCGACGGAGTCGACGTCATCTGGTTGTTGGGCACCACCGGGGGCTACGGCAGCCACGAAGCGCAGCTCTACCATGTCGACTACGATCCCCAGTACTACGACGGTGACGAGGGGATGAGCCATGTCGTCTCCACGGAGATCGACGGTCACGGCATCTGGGACGACACCCTGGACATGGACACCGACATCGACGCCTTCGAGAACCTCGTCCAGTGGTGCGTCGACAACTACCCGGCCGATCACTACGCCATCTCGGCCTGGGACCACGGCTCGGGCATCTGGCGCGACGACACCCTGGACTGGATCGATCGCGGCGCCTGCGGCGATCTGAAGATCTGGGAGTTCGAGAGCGCGCTGAAGAACGTCGGCACCTATATCGACATCCTGGGCTACGACGTCTGCCTGCTGGGTCAGATCGAGACCGGCTACCAGATGGAAGACGACGTCGTCGGCATCCAGATCGCCAGCCCGGACTCGGAGCCCGGCGAGGGCTGGGACTACCAGGCCTTCGAGATCTTCCAGGAGGACAGCGACGTCACCCCGGAGGAACTGGCCGCCCGGATCGTCGACGACTACCTGGACTTCTACGGCAGCGGGGTAACCCAGGGCGCCGCTGATGTCAAGAACTGGGACAGTGTGATGTCAGCCGACTGGGACAACCTCTGCCAGTTGCTGTACGACTACTGCTACGAATACGAGTCCGACATCACCGCGGCGCGCAACTCGGCCAGCTACTGGAACACCTCGGAGGACCGCGATCTCTACGACTTCATTAGCGTCCTGGCCGCCGACGGCGACCTGCCGGCTGAGCTGCGCGACGCGGCCGCCGCCGTGGAGAGCAACCTGGAGAGCTACGTGCTGGCCGGCGGGATGCACAACCCCATCGACGGCTCCGGCGGGCTGACCATCTGGTTCCCCACCAACGGCTCCGGCGATTCGAGCTGGACCAGTTACCAGAACAACATCGACTTCTCGGAGACCCTCTGGGACGAATTCCTCGAGATGTACGCCGATCCCTTCCCCGTCGAACCCGTCATGCTGGCCGTCGACGGCGTCAGCTTCGATGATTCCGCCGGCAACGGCGACGGCAAGATCGATCCCGGGGAAACCATCGTCGCCACGGTGACCCTGATCAACAACGGCACCGACACGGCCACCGGTGTCAGCGCCGAGCTGGCCATCGATGACACCTACTTCACCGTCACCGACGGTTCGGCGGATTTCGGCACCATCGCCTCGGGCGGCACCGCCGCCGAGGATTACACCTTCGAGGTCGCCGAGGAATGCCCGCCGCCCTACAACACCTCCGCCGACCTGACCGCCAGCGCCGACGGCGGCTACAGCAACGACTTGACCTTCGGTATCGTCGTCGGCGCCGGCTTCGTCGACGACATGGAGTCCGGCGACGGTCTGTGGACCCATCAGGGCGCCAATGACGAGTGGCATCTCTCCGACGAGGACGCCGTCTCGGGCACTTATTCCTGGAAATGCGGCGACACCGGCTCCGGTGATTACGCCGACGATCAGGAATCGACCCTGACCACGGTGCCGATCTTCATCGACGCCGACCACTACGAGCTGACCTTCCAGACCAGGTACTACGTCGAGTCCGGCTATGATTACGTCTACCTCGAGATCGACGACGGCGGCGGCTGGGAGACCCTCGATACCTACAACGGCAACGAGCTGAGCTGGCAGGAGCTCGAATACAACCTCTCCGATTACGAGGGTTCCGTCGTCAAGCTGCGCTTCCGCTTCTACAGCGATTACAACGTCAACTACGAGGGTTTCTACTTCGACGACTTCTTCATCGATGCGGTCCAGCAGGGCTTCGACGACGTCGTCTTCCGGGCCGACGCCGAAGATGAGGGCGTCCTGTTGAGCTGGAGCGTGGGCGACCCCGCCGAACTCAGCGGCGTCAACATCCTGCGCAGCGACGGCGGCGACTACCTCCGCCTCAACGATAACGCCATCGGCGACCGCCGCTTCCTCGACCGGGGTGTCGAGACCGACGCCAGCTATTCCTACAAGCTGGAGTTGATCGACACCGCCGGGCGCAGCGAGCTTCACGGTCCGATCAGCGTCAGCTTCTGCGCCGCCGACCGCGTCACCAGCCTGGGACAGAACTACCCCAACCCGACCGCCGGCGCCACCACCATCCCCTTCGAGCTGGCCGAGAGCGGCGTTGTCACAGTGCGGATCTACGATCTCGCCGGCCGCCTGGTCACCACCCTCGTCGACGAGGAGCTGGCCGCCGGTCGCCACGAGGTCACCTGGAACACCGCGAGCCACAGCTCCGGCATCTACCTGATCCGCCTCGAGGCCGCCGGTGACACGGCGACCCGTCGACTGGCCGTCACCCGCTAA
- a CDS encoding ABC transporter permease, which produces MGKRSAFWAILRKDLRAYYFKPPNISWGLVFPLAWTLMFFLRSGGELDIVRLLPGVTAMSILFGTTSMLAVTITFERRVAAFDRLLLAPLPLEGLMLAKLGGAVLFGVLNSAVPLGLGFILTDVGPVQWLVVGPAILLIAFSAALVGLFVAVSVSEVFEAQTFSNFLRFPMLFLCGLFLPLAQLPVWLRPLSYALPLTYGVDALRGGLGGGLYLPLWLDFTALSGFCVLLFLLSLRNIKRHWIL; this is translated from the coding sequence GTGGGTAAACGCAGCGCCTTTTGGGCCATCCTGCGCAAGGACCTGCGGGCCTACTACTTCAAGCCACCCAACATCAGTTGGGGCCTGGTCTTTCCCCTGGCCTGGACGCTGATGTTCTTTCTGCGCTCCGGCGGCGAACTGGACATCGTCCGACTGCTGCCCGGGGTGACGGCGATGAGCATTCTCTTCGGCACCACCTCGATGCTGGCGGTGACGATCACCTTCGAGCGACGGGTGGCGGCCTTCGACCGTCTGCTGCTGGCCCCGCTGCCCCTGGAGGGGTTGATGCTGGCCAAGCTGGGCGGCGCGGTGCTGTTCGGCGTGCTCAACTCCGCCGTCCCGCTGGGCCTGGGCTTCATCCTGACCGACGTCGGCCCGGTCCAGTGGCTGGTCGTCGGGCCGGCGATCCTGCTGATCGCCTTTTCGGCGGCCCTCGTCGGGCTGTTCGTCGCCGTCAGCGTCAGCGAGGTTTTCGAGGCCCAGACCTTCTCCAACTTCCTGCGCTTCCCGATGCTCTTCCTCTGCGGGCTGTTTTTGCCCCTGGCCCAGCTTCCGGTCTGGCTGCGGCCGCTGTCCTACGCCCTGCCGCTGACCTACGGCGTCGACGCCCTGCGCGGCGGCCTCGGTGGCGGGCTGTATCTGCCGCTGTGGCTGGACTTCACCGCGCTGTCCGGTTTCTGCGTTCTGCTGTTCCTGCTCAGCCTGCGCAACATCAAGCGCCACTGGATCCTCTGA